The window TTTTTTAGCAAACCATGGAACAACCAGGAAAAATATCACTGTAAGCAGAAAAAACGCGTTGGAAAAGATACTGACTGATTCGATATTATGCAGTGTCAACTCTCTCTGGACGTTGACTTCCCTGAGAATCCCCGGTGTTTCAATGCCAATGATCCTCTGTCCCCAGCTTATTTCTTCTCCGGCGCAAAGAATAAAGAATATGATCAGCAAAATATCTGTCATCAGTTGCCATCTTCCATTAACCCCGCACCTGGAACGCCTGAAGATGTGGATGAAGACGACCATTGCCGCCAGAAACCAGAGAATCGATGAACCGTATTCTATGATACCATCCTCTTTAATCATGTAGGAGTATGATCCGACATTCGAAAAGGCCAGAAACCCCATATAGCTGCCGAAGAGAATGGCCAGAGAGACGAGGAAGAATCCGATCGATTTTTCATGGTCATATTGTATTTCAAAAAATGCCCCAGCCGATTTATTGAGCATTTCAGTAATGCCTCTTTCAACAGGTCGCCTGATCAGTAATAGCACTGTGAACAGCGGTATATTTATCGCGTTCAACATTATCACAAAATTTTTTCCTCTTTGAGCGTAGATCAGCAGGAGCGATCCGGCCAGTAGAAACACCGCAGTTAGAAATCCCCAAACGGATAAAAACTTTCCGAGATTGATATTATCAGTTTTCTTGTTCATTGAAGATCTCCCGGTGCTCTCAGTCTGATCAATGGTTGAAAACAACCCCGATGAGAAGAAGTGTAATTATAGCTTGTACTTGTGTCAAGGTAATTGCGGGGAAGACCCGAGTTGGCCGAAACACGAATATTTCGCCTGTCTAATGAGAACCGGGATAATCAGGGCCCGGAAAGGGTGATATTTTCGGGGAGAAAATACCGGTTAATAGCTTCTTCTCACCGAAGGACGGACGAATTTTCTTGATTCGCCGGTTTGCGGCATCATAGTATTGCTCAGCATGGTGCAAGATTGCATTCAGTCAGGCATCCTTAATCATGAAAAGTCACCCTGAAGGGAATGTGCCGTCTTATGGCAACCAGGATATTCATTACAATCGATACGGAAGAGGATTCCTGGGACAGACGTTCCAGGACAGACAACGCCGTATCGAACATCTCATATATACCGAAGATCCAGGATCTGTTCGATGAGTTCGGGGCTGTTCCGACCTATCTGTTGGATTATCCGGTCGTAGTCGACCCGGCTGCGTCAGAGATCATCCTTAAGATCCATGAAGAGGGAAGATGTGAGATCGGGACTCATTGTCATCCATGGAATACCCCGCCTTTTGAGGAAGAGATGACAGATCATAACTCGATGCTATGCAACCTGCCGTATTCCCTGATTTGCAAAAAGCTGGAGATCCTCCACAAGGCGATTATCGATCGATTCGATACTGCTCCAATCTGTTTCAGGGCTGGAAGGTGGGGTTTTGGGCCAGACGTAGCTCGATCTATCATGGAACTGGGGTATCATGTCGACAGCTCCGTTTTGCCTCTCTGGGACTGGACAGATTACTGCGGACCGGATTTCTCCGGCGCCCCTTCGTCTATTTATCATTTTTCTCCTGAAAATATTCTCGAAGAAAAACCTGGTAACGGTCTGGTAGAAGTCCCCGTGACGATGAGCTTCATGCAAAAACCCTTCGCAAGATATGCCTCTTTGCGAAGAAGATTGATGAGGCAGGGCCTTTCAAGATTTCACTTGCTCGGAGTCCTCGACAAATTAAAGATCCTTAATCTCCGCATGCTTTCACCGGAGGTCTCCACATCATTCGATATGATCAGGACGGCAAGGAACTATCTGGAAGATGGCAATTCTTTTTTAAACATGACCTTCCATTCGACATCACTGATGCCGGGGAAAAGCGAGTTTGTTCGGGACGAAAATGATCTGCGTGATTTTATCGCGAAAATCAGAGCTTTTCTTGAGTTCTGTTCCGATGAAAAATTCTCATTTTCTCCCCTGAGCGATGTCCTGGAGAATTCAGATGGATAAAAGCAATGATCGGATAAGAGAATTCAGGCAGGGAGATGAGACGGGGATATCCGTATTGTTCAAGGATGTCTTCAAAACCGATAAAACGGTGGAATATATCCGGTGGCAGTATATGGATCATCCGGGTGGTCCCGGATGGCTGTATCTTTCTTCGATAGATGATGCGATAGTCGGAGAGTGCTGTACGATGCGCAGTCATTTGAATTTCCTTGGAAAGGAGATTCCCGCCGGAGAATTATGCGACGGGCTTATACGACAGGACCAACGAGGCAAGGGGTTATTTACCGGAATGGTCGAACGCAACTGCGAACGCGCCATCGAAGAGGGATTTAAAGCGATTATCGGATTTCCCAACAGAAGCGCTTATCCTGTTTATATCAAGAAACTCGACTGGTACAACATCACTTATCTTGATGAGTACAGCTTCAAGACAGGGTACAGAAAACTGACCGGAGCGGTACTGGACAAGATCGTTAAAATAATTCTGGCAGTACCGGTCAGAATAAGATTCCGGGTCTTGAAGGACATATATCATTCGTTTCTCCATCATAACGACGTAAAATTCATAACGACGTCGAAATTGCCGGACGATATTAAAGAAGTCCTCGAAGAAGCTTTGAAAAACGAGGTCATCTCAGTCTGGAAGGATCTGCCTTATTTGCGCTGGAGATACGAAGATCATCCCGAAAATGATTACGAATTTCATATTATGATCGTGGACGGTGAACCTGTCGGAGTGACCATCTGCCGGAAGATGAATGATATTGTGGCGATATGCGATCTGATACATAAATCAAAGAATATCGATCAGTCGGAACTGATGCTGCTGTATGCTTTATCCCATTATTTCTCTACCGGCGCGCAGAAGATAGAATTCTTCGGTCACGACAACGGTTTTTTCGAAACGGTATTCAGGCGTTGCCGGTTCAAACGAATATCTCCATCGAAATTTGTCCTTGTCGGAAAAGTATTTGATGATCGCAAGCTTGAATCGTTGTTCGGATTACCTCATAACTGGAAAGTCACTTATGGGGATACTGATATTATCTAGTGTTTCTGATGACCCGCGGATAGAAGTCATGCCGATCCAGCGCGCCGGAGATAATTGACATCATGAAAGTATGTATCTTTTTCCCAATCTTCCCACCGAGGTTCGGAGGCGGGACGATCCAGGCTCTGAAGTTGGCGGATGAGCTGCGGAGAAAAGGTGTCGACATATTTTTTGTCGCTCTCACCGACTGTCCCTGGCAAAGGGGATCAGGTAAGTACGAGGGAGTTGAAGTCCACTACATATTTGTGAATGACCTCGATATATATATCGAAGGGCAGAGTACATTGATCGATAAACTCAAGATCTTTATCAAACTCTTTGTGACCTTCATCAGGCTGAGAAAGAAATATTCGATCATTCACATACAGGGTATGGGGTATCCATATACTTCTTTAAGCATACTGGCAAAATTGTACAGAAAAAAGACTCTCGCGAAAGTCTCCATGTTACAGGAGGTGAACTTCAAGGATTGCGGCAGGATTTTCGGCATGATAAGCAGGTACAGCGCCCTCAAAGTGGACAGGCTGATAGCGATCAGCAGCTTGATACGGGACAGACTGATCGAGGACAATTTTAAAGAATCAAAAGTCAGATACATACCCAACAGTGTCGATATTCAGAAATATCATCCCTTGTCGCCAGATCAAAAGAAAAAGTTGAAAAGAGAATTGAATATTGACAATCAGCTGGTTATAACATTCGTCGGTGGGATCACGTACAGGAAAGGTGTCGACCGTCTGGTTTCGATGTGGCCGGCTATCTTTGAGAAGTATCCGGACAGCTGTCTGTTCCTGGTAGGGCCACTGTCCGAGAAAGAGGGAGCGACAGGCGACAAATTCTGTTACGAAGAAATAAAGAAGGATATCAAGGATAAAGAACTGGGGGAAGTCATCCAGTTTACAGGCAGGGTAGATAATGTGGCTGAATATCTCCAGATATCTGACCTTTTTGTCTTTCCGTCGACAATGGAAGGGATGCCGAATGTTCTGCTGGAGACAATGGCTTGCGGCGTTCCCGCGATATCATATCGCGTGAGTGGAGTGGATGATATCATTGTCGATGGCGAGAACGGTCGAATAATAAATGTAGGGGATGAGAGTGCTTTTCGCGAAGCGGTCATCGAACTGTTACGCGATGAAGATAAGAGAAGCAATTACTCCAGGGAAGCCAGGGAAAAGATCGTCGATATATTTTCACTGGATTCAATCTCCGACCTGTACATCGAAATATACGACTCTCTCGCGGAAAGCTAACCTGCTATCTTGAAGTACCTTCTTTCCTTGCTGTTAAGCAAAACGAAGATGTTCAACAACAGCGCGAGAGAACAGACAGGAACTCCCAGTTTGAGAATGCTGAGATAACTTATCTCGATCATATTTCTGATAACCAGCCAACTGATAAAATAGATGCCGGCCCCAAACAGAATTGAAGTAGATAAGACTTTCAGCAGGTTCAATAACGGCACTTTTATCACGCGGCATGTATACACGGGAGTAATAAACAGACTCGTTATCAACAGAGGGATCGTCGTCCCCCAGGCTACTCCTATTATGCCGTATTTTCTCACCAGGATAAGACTGAGTACGAGGTTGGCGATCGCTTCGCTTGAAACGATTATCGAGTATTGTTTATGTTTTGAGACTGCCAGGAGTACAGTTGCTGAAACCGATTGTACCGAATCGAAGAGCATGCCGATAACCAGTATGACAAGTATCGCGTAGGCGTCAATAAAATCGATTCCCATCCATCTTGAAATAAAGGCTTTCCCGAAGATCACGAGAAAACCGCCTGAAAAAACAGAGAATATCGACGTAAGTTTTATCATCAGAATGTATTTTTCGCGAATACTCTCAAAATCATTTTGACCTTCAAGCTTGCTGAAAACCGGAAACATCAGTGCAATTCCGGTCTGAACAATACTCTGGTAGTAAATCGCCACCCTCGATCCTATGTTGTAATGCGTCACCGCGCCAAGCCCCAGAAAAGCTGAGATCACGAAGTTATCAGTATGAAATCTGATTCTCTTGGACACCATAACGATGAATGAGAAAGTTCCGAACCCGAGGAGTTTCTTCATCCATATCCTGCTTATGTAGGATCTCCGGATCTTCAGGATCTTGTAACGGACAAGGACATAGATCACGACAGAAAGATACTGAATGCTGTTCACTCCGACAGTGATCACCGCGAGTGAGACAATGCCATACCCTCTTTTAAGGAAAATGACGATCAGAGCAGTTCTGACAAGGAGTTTTATTATATCGATCCCTTCGATCACATCATGCCTGATATTCGAACCTAAAAATCCGATAAAAGCCCTGACCGAGAAAGAGAAAGCTACATCCAGACCTATAAGTAGAATTACTTTCCTGAAAATATTTATATTACCGGGATCATGGACAAATCTGGGGCAGAGCCATATGATGACAAGCGAGACCAGAACGATCAGAAGTGAACCCATAAAAAACAGGAACAGGGAAGTATTGAAGATCCTGTTTATATCCTCATCATCATCCTTTCCGGAAGCTTGAGAGATAAACTTCTGTATCGCGATCAACAGGCCAAAATCAAGAAATCCGTAATAACCGACGATGCTCGCAGCGAAGATCCACAATCCGTACCATCTCTCTCCCAGAGCGTGGATCACGAAAGGCATCATGAAGAAACTGACCACCACGATGACTACAATATTCAGGATCCTGAAAAAGGACCCTCTTAATAATTTTTCAACCAGGGTAGCCATGAGTCAGGTCACTCCATTCTATCATCATGTCAGAGGAAACCCGCCGTCAAGCTTGTAACTTACCAGAGAAACCACAAGACAGGAATAACTATTTGCATTCAGTATATTCAAGATATTATTGATTTAAACGCACCTTATCTGTTCTGCTCCGATGTTGCCCGGGTATGTTCCCGGATGGAACGATTCAACCAGGGGATGAACATTCGCGTGACAGCTTTCGCTCCAGCCTCGATCGGGTGCGAGTCTGTCCTCCCCGCGGCAAACTGGGGGACCAGAGTGTTCTCATCCGGCCTGCCTTCCAGAATAGCCAGGCAGTTGAACAGATCGAATACTCTGACATTCGGTAAATCTACTCCATATTCAGTTGTCAGCCATTTCGACCACTTACGGGCTCTTTTAGCGTTTTCCGGTGTTGTTGAGGCTTTTACCAGGGGGGGAGTCGACATGGCGATGAATAAAATACCGGGATTGTCTGTAAAAGTAGCCAGGAGAGAATTATAATATTTCTTATACTGGTCGAGCATCAAGTCGCTGGTGATGTTTGAAGCGGGAAAACAGCTTTTGAACATGATTATATCGTGTTTTTTTTTCTCCCCTGTCAGTTTCCAGCTCTTGATTACATCGAAGTACATGGGAGTATTGAAATTAA is drawn from Candidatus Krumholzibacteriota bacterium and contains these coding sequences:
- a CDS encoding polysaccharide deacetylase family protein, encoding MATRIFITIDTEEDSWDRRSRTDNAVSNISYIPKIQDLFDEFGAVPTYLLDYPVVVDPAASEIILKIHEEGRCEIGTHCHPWNTPPFEEEMTDHNSMLCNLPYSLICKKLEILHKAIIDRFDTAPICFRAGRWGFGPDVARSIMELGYHVDSSVLPLWDWTDYCGPDFSGAPSSIYHFSPENILEEKPGNGLVEVPVTMSFMQKPFARYASLRRRLMRQGLSRFHLLGVLDKLKILNLRMLSPEVSTSFDMIRTARNYLEDGNSFLNMTFHSTSLMPGKSEFVRDENDLRDFIAKIRAFLEFCSDEKFSFSPLSDVLENSDG
- a CDS encoding GNAT family N-acetyltransferase, translated to MDKSNDRIREFRQGDETGISVLFKDVFKTDKTVEYIRWQYMDHPGGPGWLYLSSIDDAIVGECCTMRSHLNFLGKEIPAGELCDGLIRQDQRGKGLFTGMVERNCERAIEEGFKAIIGFPNRSAYPVYIKKLDWYNITYLDEYSFKTGYRKLTGAVLDKIVKIILAVPVRIRFRVLKDIYHSFLHHNDVKFITTSKLPDDIKEVLEEALKNEVISVWKDLPYLRWRYEDHPENDYEFHIMIVDGEPVGVTICRKMNDIVAICDLIHKSKNIDQSELMLLYALSHYFSTGAQKIEFFGHDNGFFETVFRRCRFKRISPSKFVLVGKVFDDRKLESLFGLPHNWKVTYGDTDII
- a CDS encoding glycosyltransferase family 4 protein; the encoded protein is MKVCIFFPIFPPRFGGGTIQALKLADELRRKGVDIFFVALTDCPWQRGSGKYEGVEVHYIFVNDLDIYIEGQSTLIDKLKIFIKLFVTFIRLRKKYSIIHIQGMGYPYTSLSILAKLYRKKTLAKVSMLQEVNFKDCGRIFGMISRYSALKVDRLIAISSLIRDRLIEDNFKESKVRYIPNSVDIQKYHPLSPDQKKKLKRELNIDNQLVITFVGGITYRKGVDRLVSMWPAIFEKYPDSCLFLVGPLSEKEGATGDKFCYEEIKKDIKDKELGEVIQFTGRVDNVAEYLQISDLFVFPSTMEGMPNVLLETMACGVPAISYRVSGVDDIIVDGENGRIINVGDESAFREAVIELLRDEDKRSNYSREAREKIVDIFSLDSISDLYIEIYDSLAES
- a CDS encoding polysaccharide biosynthesis C-terminal domain-containing protein, producing MATLVEKLLRGSFFRILNIVVIVVVSFFMMPFVIHALGERWYGLWIFAASIVGYYGFLDFGLLIAIQKFISQASGKDDDEDINRIFNTSLFLFFMGSLLIVLVSLVIIWLCPRFVHDPGNINIFRKVILLIGLDVAFSFSVRAFIGFLGSNIRHDVIEGIDIIKLLVRTALIVIFLKRGYGIVSLAVITVGVNSIQYLSVVIYVLVRYKILKIRRSYISRIWMKKLLGFGTFSFIVMVSKRIRFHTDNFVISAFLGLGAVTHYNIGSRVAIYYQSIVQTGIALMFPVFSKLEGQNDFESIREKYILMIKLTSIFSVFSGGFLVIFGKAFISRWMGIDFIDAYAILVILVIGMLFDSVQSVSATVLLAVSKHKQYSIIVSSEAIANLVLSLILVRKYGIIGVAWGTTIPLLITSLFITPVYTCRVIKVPLLNLLKVLSTSILFGAGIYFISWLVIRNMIEISYLSILKLGVPVCSLALLLNIFVLLNSKERRYFKIAG